One Salvia splendens isolate huo1 chromosome 1, SspV2, whole genome shotgun sequence genomic window, AGCTGCTTTGCGTGATAGCACAAAACTCAACTGTGTCACGTAGTTGTCGATATGGGAGCCTGGCTGATCCACTTCGGCTAATAGTTTCATTTCCTGCCACACAAAGCAAACAAATTATCTTGATGTCACTGCTTACAGATGAAGTAAACGAGAAAGTAGAGAGAACGGCTATTACTTCGCGAACTATCTCCATAGTATCTTCAATCTCTTTACGGTGGGCTGCAATGAGGGCAGCTTCTTCctgtattcaaaaaataattagcATTTTGAGATAAGTCCCTCGTCATGTAGATAGAAGAGTTTAGAGCCCACCTCTAGTATCTCATTGATACTTCCATCACGAGGCTCGGGTTCACTCTGCTTAGCAACAGGGGTACTTGCATTAGAGGTGTTAATATTTTGTTGCTTGTAACTGGTGGGCGACATTACATCCACATTGTCATAGTCCCTTCTCATTCCAAGCCCCTGCTTTTCGAGCCTATCCTCCCTGTAAGCTTTTAGCCGAGGTGGAGATACTTTCTGCACCTTCTCTTCTGCATTAGTCGAACTCTGAGGGTATCCAGCAGAAAATGTCTTCTGACTGGTAGTGCCCCTCAAAGAATTTTTAACATCAAACCGTTCCTTTTCCATACCAACAGCAGTCATCCCGCTCTCATCACGGCCATTTAAGTTAAAATTGGAAGAGAAACTAGAAGGCGGTTTATCTTCCTCAGTAGAATTATTGAAGGATGAAGTTTCCTTCTCAGAAACTCTTCTACTCGCATCCATCACTTTAGATTCTTGAAGTTGCTCATAATAATCCTCTgcctcagcagcagcagcagcagcagcagcagatgAAGTTGTAGCTGATGAAGTTTCCTTGACACTTGACGGCAATGAACTAGACTGATCCTTCCTCGGGTTCCCACTTTTTGAAAGACTTTTAACCCTGTTAGTCGATGGCAATTTGTTAGCTTACCATGTGAAAAGGACACCTGGGCCACACTCgcaaaaaaataaatgacaGCCAGCAAGAGGGGGAGCTAACCTATCAGCATATCTCAAAGTGTTGAGAGTATGCTCGCATGAACCAGCATTTGGAGAAATGCAAGAGATCATAACAGTCCTTGAGTTGCCCATAAAGGAGTCACGAAGAACCTCGGTAAGCTTGCTTCCTCGAAATGGGATGTGAATCTGGTCATTGTCAAGAGCACGAATGCATTCCTTGAGTGCCAGTAAACTTTTGTTGATTTCTGCACCTTCAATCCTGCACAGAAACAAAGACACAATCTGAATAAAATCTTATCACCAAATACTGAAAATTCTGTAACAACAAGATGATCTTAGAAGATAAATTTTGCACAAAACAAACATGTCAGTGAAAACTTAGGACTATCAATTAACTATACTTGCAACAGGTCAAAGATACTCATCAGACAAACATCGAAATAATGTAAAATGAGTCAAATGGTGAAAGTGGATAAATACTCATGTTGCAGGCATAAACAAGTGCATGTAAAATAGTACAAAGAAGCACCTCCAGTAACAGAAGAAATTAATACCGTGTTTGTCGATCGTTATCTGTAGTGTCAGCACCCCTCTCGCTACCAGCAAGATCAATAAAAGAAATTTTTCCTACAACCTTCCTAACCCTGGATTCATTTCCATCATTATTGTAATTATTCCTCCTAGATTCTTTCACCTCTGGGTGCTTCTTCACAACCAGTTGCAAAATAGCATGGGATCTCGAAGACTCCTCATTAGCACCAGTAGAACCCGTGCTTCTAGAGGAATTTCCCCTCTCAATATATTCTTTTACAATAGCCACATCAGAGACTTCAAACTCCTGCAGTCCTACAATGCAGACTTGTTGTCTGCCATCTTCTCTCATGCATAGTTTCCTACATAAGAAGAATCCACAATCAATcaacattttattttaagaaaggTAACTAATGAGGATAGATTTTGCATTCTTGATGATAATATTTAAAACTTATTTTTTGGATATAAGGGAGCCTAAGCTAACTTCATCAAGGGTCATTTTGTCATACTAGTTTATAACAGAAGCATTTTTCAAATACAGTTAATTTAGGAATGAGGTTCTCACACATAATGTAAAATCATTCACTACTTCAATACAAGGGATACCAAGTAAGAGTATTAACTTCCTATCGCTCAGAAGATCATAAAGTTTTCCTCCATATATTTCAAAATAGCTCAGCCACAGCTTGAATCTTTGATTGCGATAAACTGGCTGGTGCAGCAATCTCACAAGATCTTCTGCAGCTCGAAGAGGTAATGGCTGCATAGTGAATGTCTTGCCACTTCCTGGTAAAAATGGGGGACATAATTTTTATCTACCAGCATTTATAAGAGCTCTTACAGAAACAGATACAATAAAGCAGACATAAATAGATTCAATAAATCAGGCATAAATAGATTCAGAGAGCTCAGTTTTTCTACAATTGGAAAGCAAGCTAAAGTAAAATGGCTTGTAGAAAAAGATGTTCAAAAGTGCTCCTCAGATTAGCTCTGCAATGACAAATACTCTTAGTGTCTTTTCTATCATGAAATTATTTCAGCACTatagattttaaaatttaaacatGTTGTGCTTGGTTTCAACTTTCATCTGGTGTGCATGTTCTCAAATCCCTTCTGTTATCTTACTCTACCTTGTATTCCAATCATCATAGAGGATTCAAATATATACAACAAATGATTGCATACACCAATTATTATAAGCataaataatatatgaaatCCTGGAGTGTATAAAATTGCAACAAGAGCTTGTCACCAAATGGCCGGCCAGTGAATACGAAATTTAAGGATAATATAATAGTCTGGAATTGGTTCGTCCAAACACAGTTCTTATGATTATACATCACAACATTCTTTCCTAACTCAGTCAAACAAATCTTTCTTCCCCCCAAGCCCACTAAAAAAAGTGCATTTCCCGACCTTTGATCATAAACAGCAAAATTAACAGCTGGGGTACCTTGTTGGACTTTCAGCAATTAATGTTTTGAAACCTTTTGCACCTATGTTGCATGTAGTTGAAACAAAGGCAATACTAGATTAAATTTAAGTGAACCTCACATTACATGTTGAATCCTCCACATACACCAATTACCAATGGTGTTTAATTTCATACAAAAACCATTTTCCCATTATCAATTATCTTTCAGATGCATCATTAATGATGCAATATtacgaaaagcatccattacaTTATCTCCTAAAGATGATATAGTTTAATATGATTTGATATGGTCTTTTACATACAGCAGTACAATAATATAGCATGTCTGACGTGAAAACATATAACTAAGCTAGACTGCATCAAGATGAATGTCTAAACACTGTGCAAATGGATAAAATGATGGTATTATACTAGTCAATCACACAAAAGGTTCAACAAGTAGAATAGGTGCATTCCTAGGTCAGTGAGAATATGCACACCTGTTTGACCATATGCAAAACATGTTGCTTTGGTACGTTGAAAAATGATAGGAATTATTGGCTCGACAGTCTTGCGGTATACCTGCTTACACATGTAAGAAGAACCTTAGTGGATGTAACCAATTTTCATCCCAATTTTGACCAAGAGTTTTCATCGAAGAATTTATTATTACCTCATCATTTGACACTTGCTCATCCAGGACAGCATCAAAACAAAACTCGTGCTTCTCTACATATGCAGTCAGGTCAACCTTCATCGCAACTCTCAAAAGTGAGTTCCCAATCtcagaaatgaaaaaataaataaaaaaaataaaaaacaataaacCTAGGATACTAACTAACCAGCATCAACGCAACGCAAACAAGTATAATAATGTTTTTAGATGCCAAAAACATATCCAAACCTTTAACTTGGGTTCATGGACTGTTAAATAGGCATCATCATACACAGCCACAACATCGTCCTCTTTGCGTGCAAGTTCCTTCTTGTTTAATGGCCTCTTACGAACCtaaaatcaaaagaaagaaacacATTTACTTTGTACTTGATTATCAGTACAGTTATTGCACCATATAGCTCAATTGAAGGTAATTTACATCAACCAGGGAAACTCATCATACCACAACTTTAATCTTAGCCACATTATTTTCTCTTGTGCCCAATTCTTTTTCATTAAGAGACCCGATAGGAGCTTCTGCATTCATCTGTCCCCTTTGCTGCCTGTTGGCTACCCCAACAATATCAGTATCAAAGGCTTTGGTCACAGCAGGCATGAAAGGAGATGACTCAAATGGATCTGAGATAACATGCTGAAAATAAACAAATGGAAGTGTTCACCATTAAGTAGATATATCTAGTTACAACTGGAAGAATAGAATTTCCAATGTCCATAGTAAGTGTAGCATACATCAGATAAGAGCTCAGTGTCATCCATAGAATGTAAGTCCAAAAGTCCAGCTCCAAAATCCCCCCTGAACTCAGGAGAGTAATAACCCTCTGTTGGAGTAAATGCACCTGAACTCTGGGCAGTTGGGGTCGGGATATGAGGCTCTGACACATTTTCACCATTGAAATTGAGATTCCTCATTAATTTGAAGAGCCTCTGTTTCTCTTCTGCAGATTGCGGTCCATAGCCCTTCATTCACCAACAGGCCTCCCAATTAATATAAACACACCCAATAAAGACAGAGTGTTATATAACACAATCCCAGAGGCACCCATCCTTAACAGGATACGGAGTGGTGGTGGTACCATATGGTTTTAGTCCACACACAATGGTGtaagaaaaatgaaattcattcaaaattcTATAAACTAACTAAAGCAAACGGTGCCACTAATCCCAACAAAAGCAACGGATGCCGAAGCTTCTCATTTCCACATCCACGCACTTATGGGATAAAAACCATAGCTAAATCATTAATAAGCAAACATTTTCAAAGAACTAATCTTCACCTGCATGAGGCTAGGGAGCAGGGGGTTATCGACTGCATTGGACGACATTGGAGAGGCCAGATGCTGCAATCCAGCAGATTGCAGCCAGCGCGCCATCACAGCATCCCCCGCATCTACGCTGGACACCCCTGGTCCTGCATTGTCATAGAGAGTGGTGGGCGCAGCCGCGCTGCTCTGCTGCATCTGGCCAGCACCGTGGCGCATCGATCTCTTTTGGGGAGCCAATTTTCAAGATCTAGTTTTTCACACTTCAAGCAAACAAACACAACAAAATTCCAGAAATCAATAACAATCGATTGCCTAACCACTAAATCATCATCGAGAAATCAAATTCAACAACAAAATAGCTCAAAATTCAGAAATCGTACGAAGAGGGGAAAATCGGAATAAAAGGTAACACACAGCAACGCGCTCCGCCACCAAAATCAGCAAAATCCAATACCAGTTCCCTTTATTTCGCTCACAAAATTCCCGAATTCCCTACGTATATATCCTACCTAGATCATCGCCGAAACAAAAATATCGCATTTCTATCAGAATTACACCAAATTCAAGCAATGCTATggcaaaaaaacaaatcaatagCATCCTACCTGAAACAAAATCAATAGAACATGAAATGCAGACAGATCTGAGAGTTCtattaaaaaaacagaaacacGAGTAATTTCGGTCGAAATCTTCTGCAGATTTCTGAGATTGCTTGAGAGAGTGGAACGGAGCGTCAGATATATGatgattatatatatgtatagctACATTTGGCGAGTAAATTATTCATCATTGCATTTTATGGATATTAATAATACACAGATATACGTATATGAGTTTGTATGTATATACATTTTACCTGCAAAAAAGTGTATCTCACAAAAATGTGTGGTGAATTTTTTCGAAATAAAGTATTAATAAACGGCTCATTTTGGAAGTTAATTATGGgacatttagagcatccacaaccgtgctcttcccagcggcacggttgtgggcccggccccactttttctgcctgctctctggcaagagcacaacacccacagctgtgctcttctacaaggacgagtacaattcaatttaaaattcaattaaacaaaaacatttccataatattaaaattcattaaaaaaccacaataaataatacaaactacaaataaaataaaaaagatataattaaaatcctaaaaattaaaaattacataattaaaatactaaaaattaaaaattacataattaaactcctaaaaattaaaaattacataattaaaatcctaaaaattgagattgagagagttgtttagtatagtgtcattttttgtgtttgaaatgagagtatttatagatgaaagtatgaattttggggtaaaaatgatggaaaaaaaattaaaagtgtgaaaaaaatggatatattttattaggaagtgagataatatttttttaattaattttgaaattttcagattttttcgatttttttaaaaaaataataaaaaattataaatcaacgggtcaatcagagcatgccacgtcgacgccttgtgctcttgccgctggcacggccgtgctcttagctaagagcacgtccgtgccagcggcaatagcgcagcggcggcggagcgcgtccttgccagcggcaaggacggacgaGCAGCATTCCACCAccgttggggatgctcttatGCCGTTTGATGTATAGGTATTagacatgaattttaaaaaatgttaaggaATGGGTGTGATAAAATTAATATGCATGgtctatatttatatattattagttTGGATTGTAATcaattgttaattaattaatattttaaattaagatCAAATCTTAGTTATTAAATTAGAAGATTTAGTGGTTGAAATAATATCTCATGTCTCACTAGTAACATTTTAATCACTTTAATTTTTCTCACTacctttttcttattttatcagttttacattaaaattcatgtcattcACCACTAATACAAAGCTTAGACTTCTAATATATGGACATATATACTAAGGtaacataatttatatttataagtgTATATAGTATATGGAgtgttaaattttaaaataagaaatgtgTGTAAATTATGTTTTTAGGGTGAGGTTTAACTTTTGTAGGTCTAAGTAGGCTAGCATGCTTATAGATAGCCTTCtcctaatactaataatattaataattcttAGTATATATTAAGATGTGTATTATGATATCACATGTAACATTGAATATCGCAATGCCATCGGAAAAGCAAATgatgaaatccaaaagttccaggggtattacctctagGAACAGCGGTCGGCAGGGAGCGACACGAGCGAGGTTGACATCATCACGACCGCCATGTCGACTTACCATTCAATGTAGTACACACCATTCAAGTATCTCAaagcttggcaggaggtgcgccATCATCCGAAGTATAAGAGAGGCGTCGCATCCTCCTCCAGCttctccagcaaacggtcgaggtcggtatccctatctgaGGCCGgtgaggatgaggtggctagccagcttgtcGAAGCtcacttgggtagccccgagccggcccgagcagttcccaacgccagCTGCAAGGAAGGAAAGAGGCGAcgaccaaccgccgtcgcgccgcgacctCCCGCTCTCGCTCCCTTTGTGCcgcctccacccccaccaactaGTTGTGGGTCCTTTCGGGTCAAGTCAATATGGCCGATACGTCTTGGATGACttccgagcaacttgattcgcATCACGCAATGATACGAGCTCTCCGAGCTCAATTGGGGATACCGCCATCGGGCTAGTCTTCTTTAAATTTCCACGGATGtattttttaagatttaattatgtaatttttaatttgtaggattttaattatgcaaattttaattttttagtaatttgtaatagtatttcgagtatttttaatgcattttaatattgtgaaaatatttttagtaattaaagtatttaaattgaataatacaatggtgggacccttgagcatgctcttacggaagagcatggatgtgtgtgttgtgctcttgcggaagagcagtgaataaaaaatgaataaatgtggATTCAGACCCACAACCATGAATGTTGATGCTCTTACCAATTAAAACACAAAGTTGAAAAATAATCCATTGAtagtattgaattttttttataaagtatgCCCCAATAAAATATAATCCATTACTCTCTTTGTCCCCAACAAATATAATGTGGTGTATGACATTGATTTTAATGTTggaattttttataaatattgagAATGAATGAGCTTTAAAATACTCTCACATCCACAAACAATTCTCTCATTTTACCAGTTGATCTGTCCAATAAAATgagttttttttcatatttagcAAATTTCTCTTTTATAAGGTCGACTTCATTcttcactaataatactttaatcaaaatttatttatctctctcttctattttaccaattacgcattaaaacaTGTCACATCCTCAAAGTCTTCTATTTTACCAATTGCCGCCTTGATCATCCTCTCCCACCTCTCCGACTCCATCGTCACccccctccaccaccaccacatcTTCCCCTCATTGTTGCTGCCCTCTCTTTCCGCCCTTAGGGCATTCACAGTGGGACGGACGATAGTCCGCCACTGTACACATGCGGACGATGGCTCATCCATCGTCCATGCCCTATAGATcatccgcggacgatagggcgcCCGATGTCCATCATCCGCGCTTTCGTCCGTCCCACTGTGGGAGATGCGGACGATGCGAcgcgtttttgtttttattttttttttgaatttttattttataaatacacTCAATTTCATTTACAATCTCACATTCACATTCTCTCACATCTCTCATtctcattaaaaaataaatcccgGCAACGACGACTGGAGTACATCGGAAGGCATTACTCGCGCCTTGACTCGGGCATTATTCGATTACGTTAATGATGCTGCGGCAGAATGCTTGGCGGAAATGGAGCGCGAGCGggaagcggcggcggcggcgcaggTCCCTCGGCCGATTCGGCGTCGGACGTTTGTCCCCCGAGAGCACGACGTAGCTCACCAACGTTTgtttgcagactattttgccgagcaatCACGGTGGGGCCCGACGGATTTTCACTGCCGGTTTAGAATGCGGTGAGATCTTTTTCTCAGTATTATGGAGACGTTGGaggcacgtgatgaatacttgcagtatcgggaagatggcatcggtAGACCCGAGCTTAcaccgttgcagaagtgcacggttaCGCTCctgcagttggcctacggcactaCGACGgatatgttcgacgagtaccttcatGTCGCGGAGACAACCGGCCGCCAATGCCTGAAGaatttttgtaggggagttgtggaggcctatAGCGACACATATTTGGGAAGGCCGACCGCTGATGATTGCCAGGCCCTGATGAGGCCCTTGAAAGTAGGACTCACACTCCACTAACCCAttccaactcacattttataataaaactaatatataaaagtaggactcacattctactaactttttcaactatcttttcattatatttcttaaaattcgtgtctggtcaaagtgagacaatctttgtgggacggagggagtatttcataagagcatccacaatagcggaccTTCCGGCAGACGTCCGACCGGCGAGCGGGTCGTCCGTCCGGGACCTCCACTATTGCGACGGACCAGCGCTCGACGTACGAGAggtcgtccgctattgtggtgaCTCGACGGAGGTCCCAATTTTTTATTAgcattaaaaatacctgcaagtatacatggtaagaatagtatagctaaagttcattaccggatatcgaacacaggaaAAACAGACACAAATTTTATATCAtctactaagcttctttcactatttggaaaaccgagagaaaattgaatttttgaaattaaaaactttaaaaaacgaattaaataacttaagcaaataaaacacatagacaaaTATAGAGATAAGGAAATTCTAGGGAtatgcgttcacagttatggttatacaaattccaactacaatgccctagcacagttcttactgaAGAAGGATGAGTCACCTAagttatgctcatgcgatacaAACGTTGATTACTAACACTAACACTagctaagacccttgaaaagtcatcattctcaattaacagtgtcgttttaaggtgaactaattgtagtgtctactaagcaGATCTAACTCGTCAAACTcatctcacgattatgtagcaagttatattaaatcgtcacagaatgtgtcactcagaCTTGAAAcaattatccaacacttagaaaagaaacgaagtaagaacaaaacggatattgaATAGCAAacagaattgtataaccaaagtcgttactaacacattcCTAGAATCATATGAATATAGTTACACGTGgtagaataatctaaaaacatagtttgtagAGAAAACAAAGGAAACATAAtaaataaagcaaataaaacccaaatgtTGAATCCTTCTAGCCTTGAtgttctcttgattccttcttcaaaccCTTGCACCTTAATGAACAAGTAAGAACTCTCAAATATATAATCTGGAATTATGTGGCAAAAAGAAGATCTCtaatgatgaagcttgagggggtatttatagttgAAATTTCGTCCatctcaaataaggaaaaaagttgCAAAGTATGATAAATCTTGGGGAAACAGTAGGTCAATTCTAAGCGCCTCGTTTTCTCAGCGGACAGCTGCACCTTGGACAGCGGTTGCTGTGGGTTGATCCGTAGGTCGTTGGCAATCATCTCGCTGCGAACACCCCatcggtcgctgggcgtgttcctcttttcatgcacaactttccctAAGCGGATCGCTACTGGCTCAGCTAGAGCCCAGGCTGACCCAGGCCCGACCCACGAGTGAAACGAAGTGGGCCAGAGCCAAACTCATTAGTTGAGATTGGCTCATATTGGGCCACTTTGTAAACCCATGCCCAATATCATCTGAAGCCCAGCCCAGGCCCAGACCCATAAGAGGCCCACCTTCTATAATTAgttttttcaaaatataattaggTGATTACTCactaataatagtatatttctctatttatGCATGTCATCTTGTGCACGAGACATGTTAATTTTGCCTATATCATTCCAATTTTTTGAATGTCTCCGAATGGACTCAAACAGTAATAGTTTAAGATCAACATAAGTTTCATAGTAAATCATGAATGCAACATCCAATCTTGACTACatctaatttttttcttatattttttttatccaagATCTAAAAAAGATGCTCTGAAGTTTAACTTTAA contains:
- the LOC121807844 gene encoding kinesin-like protein KIN-13A — its product is MRHGAGQMQQSSAAAPTTLYDNAGPGVSSVDAGDAVMARWLQSAGLQHLASPMSSNAVDNPLLPSLMQGYGPQSAEEKQRLFKLMRNLNFNGENVSEPHIPTPTAQSSGAFTPTEGYYSPEFRGDFGAGLLDLHSMDDTELLSDHVISDPFESSPFMPAVTKAFDTDIVGVANRQQRGQMNAEAPIGSLNEKELGTRENNVAKIKVVVRKRPLNKKELARKEDDVVAVYDDAYLTVHEPKLKVDLTAYVEKHEFCFDAVLDEQVSNDEVYRKTVEPIIPIIFQRTKATCFAYGQTGSGKTFTMQPLPLRAAEDLVRLLHQPVYRNQRFKLWLSYFEIYGGKLYDLLSDRKKLCMREDGRQQVCIVGLQEFEVSDVAIVKEYIERGNSSRSTGSTGANEESSRSHAILQLVVKKHPEVKESRRNNYNNDGNESRVRKVVGKISFIDLAGSERGADTTDNDRQTRIEGAEINKSLLALKECIRALDNDQIHIPFRGSKLTEVLRDSFMGNSRTVMISCISPNAGSCEHTLNTLRYADRVKSLSKSGNPRKDQSSSLPSSVKETSSATTSSAAAAAAAAEAEDYYEQLQESKVMDASRRVSEKETSSFNNSTEEDKPPSSFSSNFNLNGRDESGMTAVGMEKERFDVKNSLRGTTSQKTFSAGYPQSSTNAEEKVQKVSPPRLKAYREDRLEKQGLGMRRDYDNVDVMSPTSYKQQNINTSNASTPVAKQSEPEPRDGSINEILEEEAALIAAHRKEIEDTMEIVREEMKLLAEVDQPGSHIDNYVTQLSFVLSRKAASLVSLQARLARFQHRLREQEILSRKRVPR